The Streptomyces sp. DH-12 genome has a window encoding:
- a CDS encoding DUF6421 family protein: protein MTEILVQQGSEERIPSMTRVVEHPAWPVLKDAVERIRPWQSKDGSIDFAAEGAPSRADAEHAVRTVIGAVDELSPLLPHDRAYHEAVGKDLARWAEGGFEVPDFLDSLTAFQPAARREDGLQHLVVFPMYTQNGNPDRNLEAVVFRMVWPDWLAELERTRYDNPLFCGITFEDFTSGYDTNSAVLFPETIAVREAPERFTWGAIFCDREAARFRRVTEAAVDILGLELPEDVAAMVHDQKRCEEAFVLWDMIHDRTHSHGDLPFDPFMIKQRQPFWMYGLEELRCDLTAFKEAVKLAGEGVPQARDVQVAVIFDRMFRFPVTGERVRNYDGLGGQLLFAHLHKHDVVRWTDNKLSIDWERAPRVTNELCAEIEKLYRDGIDRPKLVHWFAGYELVSRYLSPHPGSTWAKGPEALDLSLPPRKLVDDVLPDEFPLSMFYEALSKKLKNVIASTKGITADGAERVAA from the coding sequence ATGACGGAAATTCTTGTGCAGCAGGGTTCGGAGGAGCGGATTCCTTCGATGACCAGGGTGGTGGAGCACCCGGCATGGCCCGTGCTCAAGGATGCCGTGGAGCGGATCCGGCCCTGGCAGTCCAAGGACGGCTCGATCGACTTCGCGGCCGAGGGCGCTCCGTCGCGTGCCGACGCGGAGCACGCCGTGCGCACCGTGATCGGCGCGGTCGACGAACTGTCCCCGCTGCTCCCGCACGACCGTGCGTACCACGAGGCCGTGGGCAAGGACCTGGCCCGCTGGGCCGAGGGCGGCTTCGAGGTGCCCGACTTCCTCGACTCGCTGACGGCCTTCCAGCCGGCCGCGCGCCGCGAGGACGGCCTGCAGCACCTGGTCGTCTTCCCGATGTACACGCAGAACGGCAACCCGGACCGCAACCTCGAGGCGGTCGTGTTCCGCATGGTCTGGCCCGACTGGCTGGCCGAGCTGGAGCGCACCCGCTACGACAACCCGCTGTTCTGCGGCATCACCTTCGAGGACTTCACGTCCGGGTACGACACCAACTCCGCGGTGCTCTTCCCCGAGACCATCGCCGTGCGCGAGGCCCCCGAGCGCTTCACCTGGGGCGCCATCTTCTGCGACCGCGAGGCCGCCCGCTTCCGCCGGGTCACCGAGGCCGCCGTGGACATCCTGGGCCTGGAGCTGCCCGAGGACGTCGCCGCCATGGTCCACGACCAGAAGCGCTGCGAGGAGGCCTTCGTGCTGTGGGACATGATCCACGACCGCACCCACAGCCACGGCGACCTGCCGTTCGACCCGTTCATGATCAAGCAGCGCCAGCCGTTCTGGATGTACGGCCTGGAGGAGCTGCGCTGCGACCTCACCGCCTTCAAGGAGGCCGTGAAGCTCGCCGGCGAGGGCGTGCCGCAGGCCCGTGACGTGCAGGTCGCGGTCATCTTCGACCGCATGTTCCGCTTCCCGGTGACCGGCGAGCGGGTGCGCAACTACGACGGTCTCGGCGGCCAGCTGCTCTTCGCCCACCTGCACAAGCACGACGTCGTCCGCTGGACCGACAACAAGCTCTCCATCGACTGGGAGCGCGCCCCGCGGGTCACCAACGAGCTGTGCGCGGAGATCGAGAAGCTGTACCGCGACGGCATCGACCGCCCCAAGCTCGTCCACTGGTTCGCCGGCTACGAGCTGGTCTCCCGCTACCTCTCCCCGCACCCGGGCTCCACGTGGGCCAAGGGTCCCGAGGCCCTCGACCTGTCGCTGCCGCCGCGGAAACTCGTCGATGACGTGCTTCCGGACGAGTTTCCGCTGAGCATGTTCTATGAGGCGCTGTCCAAGAAGCTGAAGAACGTGATCGCCTCGACCAAGGGCATCACGGCGGACGGCGCCGAGCGGGTCGCCGCGTGA
- a CDS encoding SDR family NAD(P)-dependent oxidoreductase has protein sequence MGNGALEGAVIAVAGAGGPAGRAALLRLAEAGATVVGSDNDPERLAAAVDAARYAHGGATVTGETVDLLDLESTRDWAARTEKEFGRVDGLVHLVGGWRGSETFTKTSLDDWDFLEMLLVRTVQHTSLAFHEALQRSDRGRYVLISAAGATKPTAGNAAYAAGKAAAEAWTLAMADYFRKAGGEQGPTSAAAILVVKALVHDAMRAERPNAKFAGFTDVKDLAEAVVGVWDQPAAEVNGKRLWLTEKP, from the coding sequence ATGGGGAACGGGGCGCTCGAGGGTGCGGTGATCGCGGTGGCCGGCGCGGGCGGGCCCGCGGGACGCGCGGCGCTGCTCAGGCTCGCCGAGGCGGGGGCCACCGTCGTCGGTTCGGACAACGACCCGGAGCGGCTGGCGGCGGCCGTCGACGCCGCGCGGTACGCGCACGGCGGCGCCACCGTCACCGGCGAGACGGTCGACCTGCTCGACCTGGAGTCCACCCGGGACTGGGCCGCCCGCACCGAGAAGGAGTTCGGCCGCGTCGACGGCCTGGTCCACCTCGTCGGCGGCTGGCGCGGCAGCGAGACGTTCACCAAGACCAGCCTCGACGACTGGGACTTCCTGGAAATGCTGCTGGTGCGCACCGTGCAGCACACCAGCCTCGCCTTCCACGAGGCGCTCCAGCGCAGCGACCGCGGCCGGTACGTCCTGATCAGCGCGGCCGGCGCGACGAAACCGACCGCCGGCAACGCCGCGTACGCGGCCGGCAAGGCCGCCGCCGAGGCGTGGACGCTGGCCATGGCCGACTACTTCCGCAAGGCCGGGGGCGAGCAGGGGCCGACGTCGGCTGCTGCCATCCTGGTGGTGAAGGCGTTGGTGCACGACGCGATGCGCGCCGAGCGCCCCAACGCGAAGTTCGCGGGCTTCACGGACGTCAAGGACCTGGCCGAGGCCGTCGTCGGCGTCTGGGACCAGCCCGCCGCGGAAGTGAACGGAAAACGTCTGTGGCTGACCGAGAAGCCGTGA
- a CDS encoding low specificity L-threonine aldolase: protein MNPPRTDARRHHDPEVRGFASDNYAGAHPEVLAALALANGGHQVAYGEDAYTENLQQVIRSHFGPTAEAFPVFNGTGANVVALQAVTDRWGAVICAESAHINVDEGGAPERVGGIKLLTVPTPDGKLTPELIDRQAYGWDDEHRAMPQVVSLAQATELGTVYTPDEIRAICEHAHAHGMKVHVDGSRLANAAAALDVPLRTFTNAVGVDLLSLGGTKNGALFGEAVVVLDPDGVKHMKHLRKLSMQLASKMRFVSVQLEALLAKDLWLRNARHANEMAQRLAEGVRAVHGVEILYPVQANAVFARLPHDVSERLQKRFRFYFWDEAAGDVRWMCAFDTTEDDVDRFVAALKEEMAR from the coding sequence GTGAACCCGCCGCGGACCGACGCGCGTCGTCATCACGACCCGGAGGTCCGCGGTTTCGCCAGCGACAACTACGCCGGCGCCCACCCGGAGGTGCTCGCCGCCCTGGCCCTGGCCAACGGCGGGCACCAGGTCGCCTACGGCGAGGACGCGTACACCGAGAACCTCCAGCAGGTGATCCGCAGCCACTTCGGGCCCACCGCCGAGGCCTTCCCGGTCTTCAACGGAACCGGGGCCAACGTCGTGGCGCTCCAGGCGGTCACCGACCGCTGGGGCGCGGTGATCTGCGCGGAGAGCGCCCACATCAACGTGGACGAGGGCGGCGCGCCGGAGCGGGTCGGCGGCATCAAGCTGCTCACCGTGCCCACCCCGGACGGCAAGCTCACCCCGGAGCTCATCGACCGGCAGGCGTACGGCTGGGACGACGAGCACCGGGCCATGCCGCAGGTCGTCTCCCTGGCCCAGGCCACCGAGCTGGGCACGGTGTACACCCCGGACGAGATCCGTGCCATCTGCGAGCACGCCCACGCGCACGGCATGAAGGTGCACGTCGACGGCTCGCGGCTGGCCAACGCCGCCGCTGCGCTGGACGTGCCGCTGCGCACCTTCACCAACGCGGTGGGCGTCGACCTGCTCTCGCTGGGCGGCACCAAGAACGGCGCGCTGTTCGGCGAGGCGGTCGTGGTGCTGGACCCGGACGGGGTCAAACACATGAAGCACCTGCGCAAGCTGTCCATGCAGCTCGCCTCCAAGATGCGCTTCGTGTCGGTCCAGTTGGAGGCGCTGCTCGCCAAGGACCTGTGGCTGCGCAACGCCCGGCACGCCAACGAGATGGCCCAGCGCCTCGCGGAGGGCGTGCGCGCGGTGCACGGAGTGGAGATCCTCTACCCGGTGCAGGCCAACGCGGTGTTCGCGCGGCTGCCGCACGACGTGAGCGAGCGCCTGCAGAAGCGGTTCCGCTTCTACTTCTGGGACGAGGCCGCGGGCGACGTCCGCTGGATGTGCGCCTTCGACACCACCGAGGACGACGTGGACCGGTTCGTGGCCGCCCTGAAGGAGGAGATGGCCCGCTGA
- a CDS encoding transglutaminase family protein codes for MQLIQENPDLSVYLAADEAIDHHHPLVREVSARLAADVRDSYEYAQAAFEYVRDRITHSQDAGDPRVTWRASDVLEQGTGICYAKAHALAALLRAEDIPAALCYQYLGVVHGLVAVRFHGAWHRQDPRGNKPGVDARFSLDGERLAFTPDPSSNEMDHPVLYAAPHPVVLRALRNATDRPHLWRTLPTAL; via the coding sequence ATGCAGCTGATCCAGGAAAACCCGGACCTCTCCGTCTACTTGGCCGCCGACGAGGCCATCGACCATCACCATCCGCTGGTCCGGGAGGTGTCCGCCCGCCTGGCCGCCGACGTCCGTGACTCGTATGAGTATGCGCAGGCGGCCTTCGAGTACGTGCGCGACCGCATCACGCACTCGCAGGACGCCGGGGACCCCCGCGTGACCTGGCGCGCCTCCGACGTGCTGGAGCAGGGCACCGGCATCTGCTACGCCAAGGCCCACGCCCTGGCCGCGCTGCTGCGCGCCGAGGACATCCCGGCCGCGCTCTGCTACCAGTACCTCGGCGTGGTGCACGGCCTGGTCGCGGTGCGGTTCCACGGCGCCTGGCACCGGCAGGACCCGCGCGGCAACAAGCCCGGGGTGGACGCCCGGTTCTCCCTCGACGGCGAGCGGCTGGCCTTCACGCCCGACCCCTCGTCCAACGAGATGGACCACCCGGTCCTGTATGCTGCACCGCACCCCGTCGTCCTGCGCGCCCTTCGGAACGCCACCGACCGGCCGCACCTGTGGCGGACGCTCCCCACCGCACTCTGA
- a CDS encoding phenylalanine--tRNA ligase beta subunit-related protein, producing MTFAPIVSDEVRALVPGFTHVAVEAHDLVNGPGTEESSALLDEAARRLAARLDGRAPHEDPHMAAWRAAYSAFGSKPSRTRNSAEALAKRALSDAGLPRINLLVDVYNAVSVARLVPVGGEDADRVRGAMRLVRARGDEDFVTVAGGEETVERPDPGEVVWRDDLGVTCRRWNWRQGPRTRLTEGTTSGFFLLESLPPVPVSEVEEAAAELAALLEKFSPGARITVHPAA from the coding sequence ATGACCTTCGCCCCGATCGTGTCCGACGAGGTACGGGCCCTCGTGCCCGGCTTCACCCACGTCGCCGTCGAGGCGCACGACCTGGTCAACGGGCCCGGCACCGAGGAGAGTTCCGCCCTGCTCGACGAGGCCGCGCGCCGGCTCGCCGCCCGCCTGGACGGGCGCGCCCCGCACGAGGACCCGCACATGGCGGCCTGGCGCGCGGCCTACAGCGCCTTCGGCTCCAAGCCCTCCCGCACCCGCAACTCCGCGGAGGCCCTCGCGAAGCGGGCCCTGTCGGACGCCGGCCTGCCCCGGATCAACCTCCTCGTCGACGTCTACAACGCCGTGAGCGTCGCCCGGCTCGTCCCGGTGGGCGGCGAGGACGCCGACCGCGTCCGGGGCGCCATGCGCCTGGTGCGGGCCAGGGGCGACGAGGACTTCGTGACCGTCGCCGGCGGCGAGGAGACCGTCGAGCGCCCCGACCCCGGCGAGGTGGTGTGGCGCGACGACCTCGGCGTCACCTGCCGCCGCTGGAACTGGCGTCAGGGCCCCCGCACCAGGCTCACGGAGGGGACCACCTCGGGCTTCTTCCTGCTGGAGAGCCTCCCCCCGGTGCCCGTGTCCGAGGTGGAGGAGGCCGCCGCCGAACTCGCGGCGCTGCTGGAGAAGTTCAGCCCCGGAGCGAGGATCACCGTCCACCCGGCCGCATGA
- a CDS encoding lysophospholipid acyltransferase family protein produces the protein MAELVYRPVIGFARTLFKVWDLKIDCQGSENIPRSGGAVLVSNHISYLDFVFNGLAALPQKRLVRFMAKESVFRHRVSGPLMRGMKHIPVDRKQGEAAYQHALRSLRSGEIVGVFPEATISQSFTLKSFKSGAARMAQEAGVPLIPVAVWGTQRLWTKGHPRNFKRSHIPITIRVGEAIEASRDKYAGAITRQLRERVQELLEAAQRAYPVRPKGPDDTWWMPAHLGGTAPTPEQVREAEAH, from the coding sequence ATGGCAGAACTTGTCTACCGGCCCGTGATCGGCTTCGCCCGCACCCTGTTCAAGGTGTGGGACCTCAAGATCGATTGTCAGGGGTCGGAGAACATCCCGCGCTCGGGCGGCGCCGTGCTGGTGAGCAACCACATCAGCTATCTCGACTTCGTGTTCAACGGACTGGCGGCGCTCCCGCAGAAGCGGCTGGTCCGCTTCATGGCCAAGGAGTCGGTGTTCCGGCACCGCGTCTCGGGCCCGCTGATGCGCGGCATGAAGCACATCCCGGTGGACCGCAAGCAGGGTGAGGCCGCGTACCAGCACGCGCTGCGCTCGCTGCGGTCCGGTGAGATCGTGGGCGTCTTCCCCGAGGCGACGATCTCGCAGTCGTTCACGCTGAAGAGCTTCAAGTCCGGTGCCGCACGCATGGCGCAGGAGGCGGGCGTCCCGCTGATCCCGGTGGCGGTGTGGGGGACGCAGCGGCTGTGGACCAAGGGCCACCCGCGCAACTTCAAGCGCAGCCACATCCCCATCACCATCCGCGTGGGCGAGGCGATCGAGGCGTCCAGGGACAAGTACGCGGGCGCGATCACCCGGCAGCTGCGCGAGCGGGTGCAGGAGCTGCTGGAGGCGGCGCAGCGGGCGTACCCGGTGCGGCCGAAGGGCCCGGACGACACCTGGTGGATGCCGGCCCACCTCGGCGGCACGGCCCCCACCCCGGAGCAGGTCCGCGAGGCCGAGGCCCACTGA
- a CDS encoding thioredoxin family protein, producing the protein MRGSDDTGRAEGDGAVRTGLAAELGAGLGERATLVQFSSAFCAPCRATRRVLGEVAGMVPGVTHVEIDAEARLDLVRRLGIERTPTVLVLDADGRVVRRAAGQPRKADVIAALGAAL; encoded by the coding sequence GTGCGGGGCAGTGACGACACGGGGCGGGCCGAGGGCGACGGCGCGGTGCGGACCGGTCTCGCGGCCGAGCTCGGCGCGGGGCTGGGCGAGCGCGCCACGCTCGTGCAGTTCTCCAGCGCCTTCTGCGCGCCCTGCCGGGCCACCCGCCGGGTGCTGGGCGAGGTCGCGGGCATGGTCCCGGGCGTGACCCACGTCGAGATCGACGCCGAGGCCCGCCTGGACCTCGTACGGCGGCTGGGGATCGAGCGCACCCCGACGGTGCTGGTGCTCGACGCGGACGGCCGGGTGGTACGGCGCGCGGCCGGACAGCCGCGCAAGGCCGACGTGATCGCCGCCCTGGGCGCGGCGCTGTGA
- a CDS encoding flavin reductase family protein, producing the protein MTAMPDLGAARPASPDLLRSVFRRHPAGVAVVTARGRSGPVGFTATSLASVSAEPPMLSFGVSTGGSSWPAIAVSDHVGVHLLGEHQQDLAATFARRGADRFGPGTDWREGPEGVPVLHGVPAWMVCRVTARVPAGDHRIVVAEVLVGDPTGHGRPLVYHQGRFSGLPD; encoded by the coding sequence ATGACGGCAATGCCCGACCTCGGTGCCGCCCGGCCCGCCTCGCCCGACCTGCTGCGTTCCGTCTTCCGCCGGCATCCGGCGGGGGTCGCGGTGGTCACGGCGCGCGGCCGGTCCGGTCCGGTCGGCTTCACCGCCACCTCCCTCGCCTCCGTGTCCGCGGAGCCGCCGATGCTGTCCTTCGGCGTCTCCACGGGCGGTTCCAGCTGGCCCGCGATCGCGGTGAGCGACCACGTCGGCGTGCACCTGCTGGGCGAGCACCAGCAGGACCTCGCGGCCACCTTCGCCCGCCGGGGCGCCGACCGCTTCGGACCGGGCACGGACTGGCGGGAAGGGCCGGAGGGGGTGCCGGTGCTGCACGGCGTGCCTGCCTGGATGGTGTGCCGGGTGACGGCGCGGGTGCCCGCGGGCGACCACCGGATCGTGGTCGCCGAGGTGCTGGTCGGCGACCCCACGGGCCACGGCCGTCCCCTCGTCTACCACCAGGGACGATTCAGCGGACTGCCCGACTGA
- a CDS encoding electron transfer flavoprotein subunit beta/FixA family protein: MSLRIVVTVKYVPDATGDRHFADDLTVDRDDVDGLLSELDEYAVEQALQIAENSDDDVEVTVLTMGPEDAKDALRKALSMGADKAVHVEDDDLHGTDAIGTSLVLAKAIEKAGYDLVVSGMASTDGVMGVVPALLAERLGVPQVTLLSEVSVEDGKVTGRRDGDAASEQLEASLPAVVSVTDQSGEARYPSFKGIMAAKKKPVESWDLSDLGIDADEVGLENAYTTVESASERPARTAGTIVKDEGEGGKQLAEFLASQKFI, from the coding sequence GTGAGCTTGAGGATCGTTGTCACTGTGAAGTACGTGCCCGACGCCACTGGCGACCGGCACTTCGCCGATGACCTGACCGTCGACCGTGACGACGTGGACGGTCTGCTCTCCGAGCTGGACGAGTACGCGGTCGAGCAGGCGCTGCAGATCGCGGAGAACTCGGACGACGACGTGGAGGTCACCGTCCTGACCATGGGTCCCGAGGACGCCAAGGACGCGCTGCGCAAGGCGCTGTCCATGGGCGCCGACAAGGCCGTCCACGTCGAGGACGACGACCTGCACGGCACGGACGCCATCGGCACCTCCCTGGTGCTGGCCAAGGCGATCGAGAAGGCGGGTTACGACCTGGTCGTCTCCGGCATGGCCTCCACCGACGGCGTCATGGGCGTCGTCCCGGCGCTGCTCGCGGAGCGCCTGGGCGTGCCGCAGGTGACGCTCCTGTCCGAGGTGTCCGTCGAGGACGGCAAGGTCACGGGCCGCCGTGACGGCGACGCGGCCTCCGAGCAGCTCGAGGCGTCCCTCCCCGCGGTCGTGTCGGTCACCGACCAGTCGGGCGAGGCCCGTTACCCGTCCTTCAAGGGCATCATGGCGGCCAAGAAGAAGCCGGTGGAGTCCTGGGACCTCTCCGACCTCGGCATCGACGCGGACGAGGTCGGCCTGGAGAACGCCTACACCACGGTGGAGTCGGCGTCCGAGCGTCCGGCCCGTACCGCGGGCACGATCGTCAAGGACGAGGGCGAGGGCGGCAAGCAGCTCGCCGAGTTCCTCGCGAGCCAGAAGTTCATCTGA
- a CDS encoding electron transfer flavoprotein subunit alpha/FixB family protein, which yields MAEVLVYVDHVDGAVRKPTLELLTLARRIGEPVAVALGGGAGDTVATLAEHGAVKVLTHEAAEYADYLVVPKVDALQAAHEAVSPAAVLVPSSAEGKEIAARLALRIGSGVITDAVDLEAGDEGPVATQSVFAAGYTTKSRVSKGTPVITVKPNSAAVEAAPAAGAVESLSVTFSEQATGTKVTGRTPRESTGRPELTEAAIVVSGGRGVNGAENFSIIEALADSLGAAVGASRAAVDAGWYPHTNQVGQTGKSVSPQLYIANGISGAIQHRAGMQTSKTIVAVNKDAEAPIFELVDYGVVGDLFDVVPQLTEEIKARKG from the coding sequence ATGGCTGAAGTTCTCGTCTACGTCGATCACGTGGACGGTGCCGTCCGCAAGCCGACCCTGGAGCTGCTGACCCTCGCCCGCCGCATCGGCGAGCCGGTCGCCGTCGCGCTGGGAGGCGGCGCCGGCGACACCGTCGCCACGCTCGCCGAGCACGGCGCGGTCAAGGTCCTCACCCACGAGGCCGCCGAGTACGCCGACTACCTGGTCGTGCCGAAGGTGGACGCCCTCCAGGCCGCCCACGAGGCCGTCTCCCCGGCCGCCGTGCTGGTCCCGTCCTCCGCCGAGGGCAAGGAGATCGCCGCCCGCCTGGCGCTGCGCATCGGTTCCGGCGTCATCACCGACGCCGTCGACCTCGAGGCCGGCGACGAGGGCCCGGTGGCCACCCAGTCGGTCTTCGCCGCCGGCTACACCACCAAGTCCCGTGTCTCCAAGGGCACCCCGGTCATCACGGTCAAGCCGAACTCGGCCGCCGTGGAGGCCGCCCCGGCCGCCGGCGCGGTCGAGTCCCTGAGCGTCACCTTCTCCGAGCAGGCCACCGGCACCAAGGTCACCGGCCGCACGCCGCGTGAGTCGACCGGCCGTCCGGAGCTGACCGAGGCCGCGATCGTCGTCTCCGGCGGCCGCGGCGTCAACGGCGCGGAGAACTTCTCGATCATCGAGGCGCTCGCCGACTCGCTCGGCGCGGCCGTCGGCGCCTCGCGCGCCGCCGTGGACGCCGGCTGGTACCCGCACACCAACCAGGTCGGCCAGACCGGCAAGTCGGTCTCGCCGCAGCTGTACATCGCCAACGGCATCTCCGGCGCGATCCAGCACCGCGCGGGCATGCAGACCTCGAAGACCATCGTGGCCGTCAACAAGGACGCCGAGGCCCCGATCTTCGAGCTGGTCGACTACGGCGTCGTCGGCGACCTGTTCGACGTCGTCCCGCAGCTCACCGAGGAGATCAAGGCCCGCAAGGGCTGA
- a CDS encoding DUF2975 domain-containing protein, translating to MGHVTVLALRAVIAVLLAGSLAVQTVMVPLLASDLDGLDERYAFLRTPLLVIVVLTVLAAQTVLICVWRLVTMARRGTVFSHAAFCYVHIVIGAFVAAALLVFALGALLAPGEAVAPGIVLLVGGVGLAIVGIALVVLVLRMLLAQAVARELEASRMRAELAEVI from the coding sequence ATGGGACACGTGACCGTGCTCGCGCTGCGCGCGGTGATCGCGGTGCTGCTGGCGGGCTCCCTGGCGGTGCAGACGGTGATGGTGCCGCTGCTGGCGAGCGACCTGGACGGGCTGGACGAGCGGTACGCCTTTCTGCGGACCCCGCTCCTGGTGATCGTGGTCCTCACCGTGCTGGCCGCCCAGACCGTGCTGATCTGCGTCTGGCGGCTGGTGACCATGGCACGGCGCGGCACCGTCTTCTCCCACGCGGCCTTCTGCTACGTCCACATCGTCATCGGCGCGTTCGTCGCCGCGGCCCTGCTGGTCTTCGCGCTCGGCGCGCTGCTCGCGCCGGGGGAGGCCGTCGCGCCCGGCATCGTGCTCCTGGTGGGCGGGGTCGGCCTGGCGATCGTGGGCATCGCGCTCGTCGTCCTCGTCCTGCGGATGCTGCTGGCCCAGGCCGTGGCCCGGGAGCTGGAGGCGTCGCGGATGCGGGCCGAACTGGCCGAGGTGATCTGA
- a CDS encoding helix-turn-helix transcriptional regulator: MPIAVDIDVMLARRKMSVGELAERVGITPANLAVLKNGRAKAVRFTTLAALCEVLDCQPGDLLRHEPDHAPAEPATNPVQASAPPVPRPAGR, from the coding sequence ATGCCGATCGCCGTCGACATCGACGTGATGCTCGCCCGGCGCAAGATGTCCGTGGGCGAACTCGCCGAACGCGTCGGCATCACCCCGGCGAACCTGGCCGTCCTGAAGAACGGCCGCGCGAAGGCGGTCCGCTTCACCACCCTCGCCGCGCTGTGCGAGGTGCTCGACTGCCAGCCGGGCGACCTGCTGCGCCACGAACCCGACCACGCGCCGGCGGAGCCGGCGACGAACCCGGTGCAGGCCTCGGCCCCGCCGGTGCCGAGGCCTGCGGGGCGGTGA
- a CDS encoding LacI family DNA-binding transcriptional regulator, giving the protein MDSRIPVADRTGHRIVPETTRRTDRFPGTRYGNRPTMKDVAARAGVGLKTVSRVVNGEPGVTPETERRVQEAIGALGFRRNDSARVLRKGRTASIGLVLEDLADPFYGPLSRAVEEVARAHGALLINGSSAEDADREQELVLALCARRVDGLVVIPAGDDHRYLEPEIKAGVATVFVDRPAGHIDADVVVSDNFGGARDGVRHLIAHGHRRIGFIGDMPRIHTAAERLRGYRTAMEDAGIPVADAWMSLGVTDPERVRRAAEEMLTGPEPVTAIFTGNNRVTVTVIRVLAGHARPVALVGFDDIELADLLQPGVTVVAQDAAALGRTAAERLFRQLDGTLIAPERIELPTRLITRGSGELPPADRAGR; this is encoded by the coding sequence ATGGACTCACGCATCCCCGTGGCCGACAGGACAGGACACCGCATCGTGCCGGAGACGACCCGCCGCACCGACCGCTTCCCAGGGACCCGATACGGCAACCGTCCGACGATGAAGGACGTGGCCGCCCGTGCCGGGGTCGGCCTCAAGACGGTCTCCCGCGTGGTGAACGGCGAGCCGGGCGTGACGCCGGAGACCGAGCGCCGGGTGCAGGAGGCGATCGGGGCGCTCGGCTTCCGCCGCAACGACAGCGCCCGGGTGCTGCGCAAAGGGCGCACCGCCAGCATCGGTCTGGTCCTGGAGGACCTCGCGGACCCGTTCTACGGCCCGCTGAGCCGGGCGGTGGAGGAGGTGGCCCGCGCACACGGCGCGCTGCTGATCAACGGGTCGAGCGCGGAGGACGCCGACCGTGAACAGGAGCTGGTCCTGGCCCTGTGCGCCCGCCGGGTCGACGGCCTGGTGGTGATCCCGGCCGGCGACGACCACCGCTACCTGGAGCCGGAGATCAAGGCGGGTGTCGCCACCGTGTTCGTGGACCGTCCGGCCGGGCACATCGACGCGGACGTGGTGGTGTCGGACAACTTCGGCGGCGCCCGCGACGGCGTGCGCCACCTGATCGCGCACGGGCACCGCAGGATCGGCTTCATCGGTGACATGCCGCGCATCCACACGGCGGCCGAGCGGCTGCGCGGCTACCGCACCGCCATGGAGGACGCGGGGATACCGGTGGCGGACGCGTGGATGTCGCTCGGCGTCACGGACCCCGAGCGGGTGCGCCGGGCGGCGGAGGAGATGCTCACCGGCCCGGAGCCGGTCACCGCGATCTTCACCGGGAACAACCGGGTGACGGTCACGGTGATCCGGGTGCTGGCCGGGCACGCCCGCCCGGTCGCCCTGGTGGGTTTCGACGACATCGAGCTGGCCGATCTGCTGCAGCCCGGCGTCACGGTCGTCGCGCAGGACGCCGCCGCCCTCGGCCGGACCGCCGCCGAGCGGCTCTTCCGCCAGCTGGACGGCACCCTGATCGCCCCGGAGCGCATCGAGCTGCCGACCCGGCTGATCACCCGCGGCTCGGGCGAGCTGCCCCCGGCCGACCGAGCGGGGCGGTGA